In Bacillus methanolicus, the following proteins share a genomic window:
- a CDS encoding WD40 repeat domain-containing protein, translating to MFKKATRKKFFRSAGPVILSSFLLVSPLPVLAEETAATEDDSIELDDSQIPADQPVKPAKKLNVDTNATFTKIGPQVFNGTALAAAFGKSPDNQPYMYVLQHGTPSALSIINLTSGKTEKIFTLENSTSAWGIDVDENQRVWIGGTSSGHLYEYDPQSQTLKDYGNLLEHSRDTAILDLDAAGGKIYGSTAYEGTVFSYIPETGERNDFGQISRGKQFAKSVIYDEELKSIFIGIGSKAEIIRYNIPTKIRYRFLPWEYRNEKHISDIQIVDQYLFARLEPSKKTLVFDKKSLKLLDEIETTSQTISAKSPDGGRVFYTNNGELYAYEYKSKEIVKINAPLKSMDVINLDFVELNKKEYPGYTLVGLLSNNGDYFLYNLKTGKFSLEKINLAQLPVTLYTMTENPEKDKIIINGYMSGGLAVYDIETGKTTEVKGISQIESMVFFNNKLFLGTYPKAKLLEIDLSRTWNSSSFKELQRYSELGQERTTALWGVSENNKLFAGTYPEASTGGGLLSVYDLKTKKAINYENYIPDQSIISLTDSNGFVYGGTTVFANHKKSAENATFFRFPINNPEQKEKIKLPFKATMVNALITRKSDKAIWGMADGKLFKYEIESGNFDFIEIVPAISGRFKNAKLLFGNDGNIYGTVEGILFKANPDTLDVTILKKEGAHDLAIDKYGNLYFRHEADMWKYHYKEEEDVSKS from the coding sequence ATGTTTAAGAAGGCAACGAGAAAAAAATTTTTCAGGTCAGCTGGGCCAGTTATTTTAAGCTCTTTCTTACTAGTTTCTCCTTTACCGGTGTTGGCAGAAGAAACTGCTGCAACAGAGGATGATTCAATTGAGTTGGATGATAGTCAAATACCTGCAGATCAGCCGGTTAAGCCTGCCAAAAAGCTCAATGTAGATACAAATGCAACGTTTACAAAAATAGGTCCGCAGGTTTTTAATGGAACCGCTCTGGCAGCTGCATTTGGAAAATCGCCTGATAACCAGCCTTATATGTACGTATTGCAGCACGGCACACCATCAGCATTAAGTATTATTAATCTTACTTCCGGTAAGACGGAAAAAATTTTTACTCTGGAAAACTCAACAAGTGCATGGGGTATTGATGTCGATGAAAATCAAAGAGTCTGGATCGGCGGAACTTCTTCCGGACATCTTTATGAGTATGATCCACAATCCCAAACACTGAAAGATTATGGAAACCTATTAGAGCATAGCCGCGATACAGCCATTTTAGATCTTGATGCAGCCGGCGGAAAAATTTACGGCTCCACCGCTTATGAAGGAACTGTTTTTTCATACATACCTGAAACCGGTGAACGTAATGATTTTGGACAAATAAGCAGAGGGAAGCAATTTGCGAAAAGCGTCATCTATGATGAAGAATTAAAAAGTATTTTCATTGGGATCGGCTCTAAGGCTGAAATTATCCGATATAACATCCCGACAAAAATCCGGTATCGATTTTTGCCATGGGAATACCGAAATGAAAAACATATTTCCGATATTCAAATTGTTGATCAATATCTTTTTGCCCGTCTCGAACCAAGCAAAAAGACATTAGTTTTTGACAAAAAATCATTGAAACTTTTAGACGAAATCGAAACTACTTCTCAAACGATTTCTGCAAAATCTCCGGATGGAGGCCGAGTTTTTTACACAAATAATGGAGAACTTTACGCTTACGAATACAAATCTAAAGAAATTGTAAAAATCAATGCTCCATTAAAAAGTATGGATGTGATCAACCTTGATTTTGTGGAATTAAACAAAAAGGAATATCCCGGCTATACACTTGTTGGATTGCTAAGCAACAATGGCGACTATTTCCTCTATAACTTGAAAACCGGAAAATTTTCTTTAGAAAAAATCAATCTTGCCCAGCTTCCTGTCACTCTATATACAATGACAGAAAACCCTGAAAAGGATAAGATTATCATAAATGGATATATGTCAGGAGGATTGGCGGTTTACGACATTGAGACCGGCAAAACTACTGAGGTTAAAGGGATAAGTCAAATTGAATCAATGGTATTCTTTAATAACAAACTATTCCTTGGTACTTATCCAAAAGCAAAACTACTGGAAATAGATTTGTCGCGTACATGGAATAGCAGCAGCTTTAAGGAATTACAACGATACAGTGAGCTTGGCCAAGAACGAACTACTGCATTATGGGGAGTATCCGAAAACAACAAATTGTTTGCAGGGACATATCCGGAAGCAAGCACCGGCGGCGGGCTGCTTTCAGTCTATGATCTTAAAACGAAAAAAGCGATTAACTACGAAAATTATATTCCCGACCAGAGTATCATTTCGTTAACTGATTCAAACGGTTTTGTATACGGTGGAACGACTGTTTTTGCCAATCATAAAAAATCCGCAGAAAATGCGACTTTTTTCCGGTTCCCAATCAATAACCCTGAACAAAAAGAAAAAATTAAACTGCCTTTCAAAGCTACTATGGTTAACGCCTTAATTACTCGGAAAAGCGACAAAGCCATTTGGGGAATGGCCGATGGAAAGCTGTTTAAATATGAGATTGAAAGTGGAAATTTTGATTTTATCGAAATTGTACCCGCGATCTCCGGACGTTTTAAAAACGCGAAACTTCTTTTTGGAAATGACGGAAATATTTACGGAACTGTAGAAGGAATTCTTTTTAAAGCCAATCCGGACACACTGGATGTTACAATCCTGAAAAAAGAAGGCGCTCATGACCTGGCAATCGATAAATACGGAAACCTTTACTTCCGCCACGAAGCAGACATGTGGAAATACCATTACAAAGAAGAAGAGGATGTCTCAAAATCTTAG